Below is a window of Prunus dulcis unplaced genomic scaffold, ALMONDv2, whole genome shotgun sequence DNA.
AATCAATAGGAACTTTCATTTACTTTCAACATAAGCAACAAACAACCAGTACATCAATACGTAATAGGAGGGCATAAAAGGTGGCTGCGTTAAAATTTTGCCATTAAAAACCCCCAAGGGGGGAAAATCCGGTCAAGGGAAAAGAGTGCCACATCGCCTCTAACATGAACTAAATGCATAAAAAACCTAGCCTAACTCCATATCTCTAGCAAGGCTCGACTTCTAGCCAAGGCGGAGCAACATATTGTCCTAAACAAACGTAGTCCTTTCCGTTAATCCAAACTGTGCCAACGCATGCGCCACTCCATTGCCGGACCGAGGTTGAAAGAGCACTCTCGAAACCGCTAAGTGCGACCATGATTCGGCGAATATCCGCCACCACGTTCCCAATATTGCTCTACCAAGCGTTTCCTTCCTTAAGCATGCTCACAGCTTCCTTTTAGTCAGATGCAATAACAAAATGACTGATTCCTTTGGCCCGCCTTAGAAGGAGTCCCTCTGTTACGGCCGCTAGCTCAGTTCCAATCACATCCAAACCCGCCGATCCTGTAGCAGCAAAACCACATAGGAAAAAACCATTGTCGTCCCGTATGCAACAACCTAACCCCCTGTGTCGGCACAGCAGGTTTTGATATCTCCATACAATTTTTGTACTGTACTAGCCACTCCATTGTACGCTCCACCAAGACCACAGCCTCAGCTGTAATTCTTACTATGAATTCGAGAGGAAAAGAGCAAGCTCAGTCAAATTCTCAACAGTGCAAGCCCAGCTCTAACAAGTCTAACAAGAATTGGAAAGGGAAAAATTCCTTTGAGAAACAATCAAACCAGGCTATGTTTAATTTACAACATGTTAATAGCAATCAGGCTATGTTTATCACTAGTTTGAATGTAGTTGAGTCAATACAAAGCCATATAACTTTGGAATGACAACAATACAACAGTTCTCTTTGCAAAAGGGAATAAAAGGACAAAGGCATCAAGAATTCtggaaattaaattattcactGTCAAAGAGAAGGTCAAAGATGGTCACACTGCATTGGATCGCATTGGCACAGATGCAATATTGATTGTAGATCCACTCACCAAGGGGTTACCAAATGGTGTATTCCATAGGCATGTGATTAGTATGGGACTAACAGTTCAGATGGATGGCTAAAACAGTGGGAGTTTATTTAGTTTGGTACGTAGCTTTTAACACATATTTTCTGTTAAGATTTAATCAGTGGTGTTTTCAATTggataattttttagttttgaggATTCAATACAGTATGTTTATACAGTTTAGTTTATGTTTATTATGTGAATATTTGTTTACTTGAAAGCATATAAGTAGCATAGCATGCATTTGAGGTAGCTACGATAGTTTATGACGTTGCTTATACAAAGTTAGACATTAGTAGTCATTTCCAGGGACAATTGCATAAGATGACTTTTGTATAAGCACTTTCAGTTAAGTCATCTACATTCTGTATTTTTAGTCTTGATCGAAGCCTTATGTGGTGTTGAAGAGCTTTAAGTGTGATTATAAGGATTTTGATTACCATGATCAATAAGTATCGATAGTCCCTTACAGTTATTAACAGTGACTTAGTGGGAATTTTATTTGGTTATACTTCACAAGGTCTTAAAGTGAGCAATAcaagttttcttttgtaattatttGACCAAGTGGGAGACTATAAGACAAACTCTTGTCTTAATCTATGTTTTATGGTCTTCTAATCACACATGGATTCGAGAGGTTTGTATTGATCAGGAAGactaatttaatataatttagattatcatttatataaaataaaataaaaattaaacctAACAAAGGAGTATATTAAATTACtacataaaaatacaaaatgaagTCCAGATGGCAGGATCACTGATCAAAGAGAGTAATTCAAGCATGTTGAAAAACATGGAAAAGACAAATTGTAAAGTATCAATATGTTCCGACacttatcaaaaaaaaaaaaaaggttccgACAGAAAGACTGCAAAGATACGTACCTCCAAATCGAATCCAATGTTTACCCGACTCTCCCTATCGGTTAACTGAGAGAGAGACATTTGCTCTCTATATGAGATATTTCAAACGAAAAGTAGTTACCaagtcttttctttttttattgtgaATATGATGAGGATTGAATGAGGCATTCAGAAAGTGCATGTTTCTTTTTAACCTTCCCTGTTATTTAATATCTAAGTTTACtacaatattatttattaaaaaataaatcttgTCGACTTCTTGACTGACTAGGTAGAATACTGTGCAATGCAAGGGCAGATTTCTAGTTTGAATATAAGTGTATTTGGACAGAGTCGAAATTTGTGCAGGCACTCCCCAAGGTGTTGGCCCAGCAGCCACATACAGATGAAGACAAATATTCAAAGACTTGCAACTCGCACCTCTCATGTCTTCTGGTtctgataaaaagaaaaggaaaatagtCGTGGACTTGTTTTCGTTTAAAAGAAGAgaattcaaaaattcaaaacagagGGCTATACTgtgtttaaatataaaaaaagtacCCCAACCAATAggggccacgtgtcaacacatttctttttaataaaaaaattcaaaacagagtatagccgtgcggctatactatttttaaacataaaaaaagacCCCCAGCGATTAtgcccacgtgtcaacacatttctttttaataaaaatttcaaaactgagtatagccgtgcggctgtactcttttttttatttaaaataaataaaaaattttaaaaatgccaaaaaggaccctcctagttgcattGGTTTGTACCTTATGCATATTAATttgcaacatatccaaagtatatatgaatattccactatttgatattttaatataatttttataccatatgttattcttattcaataatacgtgaatttgtgtgtgttactgaaagttttgtaaaaaatattagaaataggtacgtacatgtacaatacgactattgtatattgctttttaaagaaaacgtgagacgtgtatagaacacgaatgtattcttgaaaaatacatacctaCATATGCGTgtgtgtacatatatatatgaacatGTATGTAAAAGACTATAGCCGCCTGTCTATgctatttattaaattcaattttaaaaaaaaattaaaaaaataatgccTTCCGCCTCTagtatattttgttttataaaaaaaaaaatgagcatagccgggcggctatactatttttaaatgtaaaaAAAGTCCCCCAACCATTAtgcccacgtgtcaacacatttCTTTGTAATAAAgatttcaaaactgagtatagccgcgcagctgtacttttaaaaaaatatatatataaaattttaaaaatacaaaaaaggaccctcctagttgcattGGTTTGTACCTTATGGATATTAATttgcaacatatccaaagtagatatGAATATTCCACTATTtgatatttaaatataatttttataccaTATGTTATTCTTATCCAATAATACGTGAGAATTATTgatataatacgtgaatttgtgtgtgttactgaaaattttgtaaaaaatattagaactatgtacgtacatgtacaatacgactattaaatgtttgctttttaaagaaaacgtGAGACatgtatagaacacgaatgtattgtTCAAAAATACGTACCTACATATGCGTgtgtgtacatatatatatgaacaCGTATGTTAAAGACTATAGCCGCCCGCTTATgctatttattaaattcaattttaaaaaaaaataaaaaaagaatgcctTCCGCCTATagtatattttgttttatataaaaaaaaaaaaaaagagtatagccgggcggctatactattttgaaatataaaaaaagtccACCAACCAATAAGGGCTACGTGTCAAcacatttgtttcttttaaaaaaactcaaaattgagtatagccgtgctgctatactatttttgaatataaaaaaagaacccCCCCAGCCATTAtgcccacgtgtcaacacatatatttctataaaaaaaattcaaaacagagtatagccgtgcggctacactgtgtttaaatataaaaaaaatacctcCAGCAATAggggccacgtgtcaacacatgtctttaaaaaaaaaaaattcaaaactgagtataggcgggcggctatactgtttttaaatataaaaaaagacccCCAACCGTTATGCCAACGTGTAAACTcacatatttctttaaaaaaaaatcaaaacagagtatagccatgcggctatactgttgttaaatataaaaaaagtccCCCAACCAATAGGGGCCACGtgtcaataaattaatttcttttttaaaaaaaattcaaaactgagtatagtcGTCCAGCTACACTGggtttaaatataaaaaaagtacCCCAACCAATAggggccacgtgtcaacacatgtcttttaaaaaaaaattcaaaactgagtatagtcggaaggctatactatttttaaatataaaaaaaaaaccccagtCGTTATGCCAACGTGTCAACTcatatatttctttaaaaaaattcaaaacagagtatagccgtgccgctatactgtttttaaatataaaaaaagtccCCCAACCAATAGGGGCCACGTGTCAAtacatttctttctttaaaaaaaattcaaaattgagtatagccgtgcggctatactatttttaaatatagaAAAAGACCCCCAGCCGTTATGCCAACGTGCCAACTcatatatttctttaaaaaaaattcgaaacagagtatagccgtgccgCTAGACtgtttttaaatataaaaaaaagtcccCCAACCAATAGGGGCCACATGTCAAaacatttatttctttaaaaaaaatctcaaaactgagtatagccgttcggctatactatttttaaatataaaaaaaggaccTCCAGCCATTATGCCCACATGTCAACAcatatatttctttaaaaaaaattcaaaacagagcatagccgtgcggctacaCTGTgtttaaatataaagaaagtACACCAACAAACAGGGGCCACTTGCCAAcacatttctttttaatataaaaaattcaaaacaaagtatagccgtgcggctatgctatttttaaacataaaaaaaagcaCAGCCATTAtgcccacgtgtcaacacatttctttttaataaaaatttcaaaactgagtatagccattcggctgtactcttttttttttttttttttttttttaaattttgaaaaattaaaaaattttaaaaagacaaaaaaggaccctcctagttgcattGGTTTGTACCTTATGGATATTAATTtccaacatatccaaagtagataCGAATATTCcactatttgatattttaatataatttttataccaTATGTTATTCTCATTcaataatacgtgaatttgtgtgtgttactgaaaattttgtaaaaaatattagaaatacgtacgtacatgtacaatacgactattgtatgtttgctttttaaagaaaacgtGAAacgtgtatagaacacgaatgtattgtTCAAAAATACGTACCTACATATGCGTgtgtgtacatatatatatgaacaCGTATGTAAAAGACTATAGCCGCCGTCTATGctatttattaaattgaatttttttaaaaaaataaaaaaaataatgccTTCCGCCTCtagtatattttattttatataaaaaaaaagggtatagccgggcggctatactatttttaaatataaaaaaagtccCCCAACCAATAggggccacgtgtcaacacatttctttctttaaaaaaaattcaaaactgagtatagccgtgcggctatactattttgaaacataaaaaaagaCCTCCAGCCATTAtgcccacgtgtcaacacatatatttctttaaaaaaaattcaaaacagagcatagccgtgcggctacactgtgtttaaatataaaaaaaagtacccCAACCAACAGGGGCCATGTGTCaacacatttatttttaataaaaaaattcaaaacagggtatagccgatcggctatattgttttaaaatattaaaaaagtcCCCCAACCAATAggggccacgtgtcaacacatttctttctttaaaaaaattcaaaattgagtatagccgcacggctatactatttttaaatataaaaaaagacgTCCAGCCATTAtgcccacgtgtcaacacatatatttctttacaaaaaattcaaaaccgaGCATAGCCTTGCGGCTACACTgtgtttaaatataaaaaaagtacCCCAACCAACAggggccacgtgtcaacacatttatttttaataaaaaaattcaaacagaatatagccgagcggctatactgttttaaaatataaaaaaagtccCCCAACCAataggtgccacgtgtcaacacattctttctttaaaaaaattcaaaattgagtatagccgtgcggctatactatttttaaatataaaaaaagacgTCCAGCCATTATGCCCACGTATCAACACATATATTTCTttacaaaatattcaaaacagagcatagccgtgcggctacactgtgtttaaatataaaaaaagtacCCCAACCAACAggggccacgtgtcaacacatttctttctttaaaaaaaattcaaaactgagtatagccatgcggctatactatttttaaatataaaaaaagacgTCCAGCCATTAtgcccacgtgtcaacacatatatttctttacaaaaaattcaaaacagagcatagccgtgcggctacactgtgtttaaatataaaaaaagtacCCCAACCATCAggggccacgtgtcaacacatttatttgtaataaaaaaattcaaaacagagtatagcacaaaacttttttctttgtgcttcttctGGTGAATACGAGGAGGACGAGGTCCCTCTTGTGACTATGCAaacctctcctcctcctctttgTTCTTGTTCTATTTGAAGATAGTCCTGACGAGCTTTCCAAGTAGATTCGTCAATTCTTCTGCTTACGAAGTAACAGGAGTAGCCATACAAGAACACGAAACTAGTGACTCCCACTAAAATTGCTGAAATCATGAACGTAATTGTCCAGGACCCAGTTGGAAGTAAAACAGCTAACAATGCACCTAAAAACCAGGGATGGCGCCACAAAGCTTCTTTACGAGTTTCCAGTcgttttaaataattttcttctgtggacgttctttctttctgttcaCTAAAATATTGATCCTCAAGAAATTCCTGCAAGGTAGCCGATCTACCAGCTTCCCCTAATACTATCAGTGGCGCTGCTCCATAGTATACCTTAGCCTCAATATGTGTGCTCATAAACTGAGAACAAATCCACAATAGAAGCAGTCCCTGCATgtgcatatattatatatatgcaacaaattaacatatatatgtatgtatatgtagGCAGCAAATACAACTGTATGCATATACAATCGAGTTTTagagatttcttttttttttttacaattttacaatttttgcAAAGATACGCACACGTGGAGATTAAGTGACAGGGGATCCAAGACGAAATTGGAAACGGTAGTTTAATCAGCTTAATTTGAACTTCTAATGCAAGAAGACTTACAAGAAAATAAGCAGCATTTGTGGAAGCAATCATTTTAAAACGAGCCATGTGCGTGCCTGAAATATGTGCAAGAACAATCACCATGATGCCCGATACCCCTTCTTGGACATTTGTAACGAGGGCAGCCATTTCAAAATGTGTAGTACTCCAATTATCCGTGAGGTAAGTTATCAAGATATTCACTAACGCGTGGTTCATGAAGCTATGGCTGCAAACCAGAGCTATATATACattacatatatatgccaTCACAGAGCAACAGATGAAATCAGAAACTAAGTCGGTTCGAATGAAGCATATAAGATAAAATTCAGTGAATGAGTGCATGTTAATTCAACAGGGATGAATCACCTCGGATGCGTGTAGTAGCCTCGGAAAAGTAGTAGTAGTTTCCAATCCAGTTTCTCACTGAGACAATGCATGTGTAGAGAAGAATGTTGCGATGACCCCACTCAAGCCCTGCGCGAGTCAGAGTTTGAACCCTCTTTATTGACTCAGCCTTGAAGAATCCTCTCATGGCAAGCAAAACCTGCAAGCAAAAAAGGTTCCGACAGAAAGCCTAGAAGCAAAGATGCGTACAAAGATGCGTACCTCCAATCCAATGTTTACTGGACTCTCTCCACTACAGTTTACTGTGTGAGGATGAAGGTGAAGATGAGGAGAAGACACGTTTGCACTTTCTGAATGCCTCATTCAATCCTCATCTTCACCTTCCTAGTTATTTATCTAAGTTTACtacaatattatttattaaaaaataaatcttgTCGACTTCTTGACTGAGTAGGTAGATTAAAGCAGCGGCACATGTTGTAATTTTTAAGGACATTAATCCTAAAACAAGAAGAGAAAGGAATGAAATTTTTCCTAAAACAATAATTGTCAAAAAGCACCGGTGAAAGTTCTACAGTGCGTCAGGTGCAGGAAAGCCGgcgaaggaagaaagagaaagcaaaTTGATTCTAAAATTGATTCTTAGTTTTAAAGTATAGTCTATATTTGCATATAATATAACATATTATTGCTTCTAATTTAAAATCTAAGAATATAGATGTTGATGCGTAAAAATGGTTCGGCACTTTTTCCGTTCAACTTAGTGATGTTGGGCCTTCGGTATGCTCTGGGCCTCGGTAGAGCGTGTGATCTGCAATATAGAAAACGCTTGGTAAGACCTAGGGCACCGGTGTCGTACCGGCcaaaggctctccgatgcttaagtaagtaagGATTTAGTAACCTTGAACTGACAGATCGATATGCAGTATGCCGTAAGTTATGATTACCTCCATTTTGGGGAATTGTGCTCCTCTTATAAGGCTTGGGAGGTGTGCTAGTCGAGTAgattttcgatgtgggactgtgaATATCGATTGTGGGCCTGCCACATGTCCTGGAGCAGGAGGTTGCCCTAATCAATGAATCGGTAGACTGGGTGCCAAAGGCTATTATGGTCAGGTTCAATCTTGTCCACGTGTCTGGTTCTCATTGCCTGTTCATTTTGGTATAAATAGGAGTCCCTCAAGTTCTCATTCGAAGGTTCTCGGAAAGGGACTTGATATTCTATTCAGTAAGCAAAATGCTGTCCTACCGTTCGGTAAATTAGCAGATGCAGAGGCTTGATCCTGGCTTTTCCATGCGTCTTCATTCGGAAGCAGACGTTTGGGGAGTGAGAAGGTCACTTCAAACGACGAATGATGGGACTGAAAAGGCACCTCATCTTCTGCGCCCCGCGTGCTATCGGACCATCCACAGAGCGAACGACACGTGGCGTGTCCACTCCCGCTTGGCAGCGTATTAATGCGCCATTTGGTTTGTCGAGGCTTACCGTTGCGAACCCTCGCCCTATAAATAGGGGTGACTTCGGAAGAGACATTCACTTTGCATTTGTGAGTGAAGCGAGAGCTCTGTTGAGGCGATTTTCGGCGAGAGCTGACGGCAACAAAGGCAATTTCTGACCATTCGATTAGTAGTCAAGGCGATTTCTGACTAGTACAATCGGCAATCAAAGTGATTCCTGACCAAACCGATTCGCAGAAAAGGTACCGTTCAGCATCcttttaaatactttattGTCTGTGCACGTTTTTCCTTGTCATGAACTAGACTGACTATAGGGTTCCGTTCGGTAGTCTAGTTGCCATAGGTAGTGATGTAGGAATCGGTAGGCTAGTCTTTTGCATGGCCCTTAGTTTCCTTTTCTATGTTTTGTAGATGTCCAATAGCGAGTCACCATTCGAGAGTGGGCCCAATGCTTTCGATGAGGAGTCATCAGACGGTTTATTTGATACAGATAATGAGGCTATGAGCCTCGATGCCGAGGGCGGAGAAGATACCGATGTCGAGATACTCGGTGAAGGCCCAAGCTCCGTTCCTACACATGGCATCGAGAATGAGCTAATGACAAAGCAGCCTGTGCCGTTAGCCGTAGTCTACCATGATGGTAGTCATGTCGGCGTAGTCCAGCACCGAGAGTCCAGCGCCAGTCGTTAATCGGAGGCCTCCACTTCCGGCTGTGGAGAGATAGTTGCCGAACCCTCTCCCTACCCTAGGGTATCGATAGTATACCCTAGCAACCCTAGGGTACCCATAGGAGTGCCGAAGGAGCATCTGTTCGGCGTCGATTACTTGAAGCCGAATAAGATCACTGAAGGGGAGATAGTCAAGTACCATGCTGAGTACTGCATCCTGGATTCAGTGAAGATGAGGATCCCAGGGCCCATCGAATCCCTCAGCAAACTGAAAGAAGGCGAAGTCGTCTTTTTCACCGACGTTCTTCTGCAAGGGGTTCGATTGCCGCTGCAGCTTGCCGTGTAGAGGATACTGGCGCAGATTGAGTATGCTTCTGGCCAGTAGGTGGCGCTGATGGGGGTGATTGTGGCGTTCGGTGTCGCCAGGGAAGGGGAGCCTTCCTACGAGCAATTCTCCTATATGTACAGCGTTACAAAGTCCAAGAGTGCTGATCACGGAGGCTGGGTTCAGGCCAACTGCTTAAAGGCTTCCGAAAGGGGGCATTTTATCAGCGCTATGCCGACTTCTCAAaagtcgtggaggaatcgACGGGTGCTTTTGTCTGGCGATTGGGAGTCGCCATCGGGACAGCCCTTCCGTTTCCATGTTCCTACGACCTTCCAAATTGCCGATAGGTCAGATTGCCGATCGGTAGGTGGCCAATTGCTTTTCTTAAGATTTTGACCCCATTTTGTTTATGTTCTTGTAGGCAAACTGAAGCAACCGAGCCCCATGCAATTAGAGATTCGGTAGGTTGATAAAGTTAGGTTGAAAGTGCCTGCCGTTGAGAGGGTGTACCCCAAATTTTTGTTCACCGAGAACCTCAATGAAGCCAAACTTACCAGTCTTGCCGAGAGTAAGtggaattatttttgcattctcATTCATATTATATCAATGCCTTACCGATCTCTTTCTTGTGCAGTAACGAATGCCAGAAGAGTCGCTGAAGCCAAGAGGATGAACGAGTCCTCGAAGAGGCACCTCATGATGGGCCTTCAAGGGAAGAAAAAGATTAGGCAGGCGGAGGCAGTCCCGGTTCTGTCGATTAGGGTTGATCCAAGGGATCAGACCCTTGCCGACCGTTTCCGGCAGCTCAATGCCGGGTCAGTGCCCAGCGGTGCCGCCGAGGCTAACTTGATGCCGAGGAGAGTGCCAAACGCCGAGGCCGCAGCCTTCA
It encodes the following:
- the LOC117613373 gene encoding uncharacterized protein LOC117613373; this encodes MRGFFKAESIKRVQTLTRAGLEWGHRNILLYTCIVSVRNWIGNYYYFSEATTRIRALVCSHSFMNHALVNILITYLTDNWSTTHFEMAALVTNVQEGVSGIMVIVLAHISGTHMARFKMIASTNAAYFLGLLLLWICSQFMSTHIEAKVYYGAAPLIVLGEAGRSATLQEFLEDQYFSEQKERTSTEENYLKRLETRKEALWRHPWFLGALLAVLLPTGSWTITFMISAILVGVTSFVFLYGYSCYFVSRRIDESTWKARQDYLQIEQEQRGGGEVCIVTRGTSSSSYSPEEAQRK